In Oxyura jamaicensis isolate SHBP4307 breed ruddy duck chromosome 20, BPBGC_Ojam_1.0, whole genome shotgun sequence, the following are encoded in one genomic region:
- the MC3R gene encoding melanocortin receptor 3 — MNTTHFAFSFQPVLLNVTEDFNDSILNNRSGDGFCEQVFIKAEVFLTLGIISLLENILVILAVLKNGNLHSPMYFFLCSLAVADMLVSMSNALETIMIAILSNGYLIIDDHFIQHMDNVFDSMICISLVASICNLLVIAIDRYITIFYALRYHSIMTVKKALTLIVVIWIACIVCGIIFIAYSESKTVIVCLITMFFTMLFLMASLYVHMFLFARLHVKRIAALPVDGVPYQRTCMKGAVTITILLGVFIVCWAPFFLHLILIISCPMNPYCVCYTSHFNTYLVLIMCNSVIDPLIYAFRSLEMRKTFKEIVCCCYGMSVGQCML; from the coding sequence ATGAATACCACACActttgccttttcatttcagCCTGTGCTGCTTAATGTCACCGAAGACTTCAATGACTCAATTCTCAACAACAGAAGCGGCGATGGATTTTGTGAGCAGGTCTTCATAAAAGCTGAGGTCTTCTTGACTTTAGGGATCATCAGCCTGCTGGAAAACATCCTTGTCATTCTTGCAGTGCTGAAGAATGGAAACCTACATTCTCCCATGTATTTCTTCCTGTGTAGCTTGGCTGTGGCAGATATGTTAGTGAGCATGTCAAATGCCTTGGAGACCATCATGATTGCAATCCTGAGCAACGGCTATTTGATCATTGATGACCACTTTATTCAGCATATGGACAATGTGTTTGACTCGATGATATGTATTTCTTTGGTAGCCTCAATTTGCAACCTCTTGGTTATAGCCATTGACAGGTACATAACTATTTTCTATGCTCTCCGTTACCACAGTATCATGACAGTGAAGAAAGCTTTAACCCTGATTGTGGTCATTTGGATCGCTTGCATCGTCTGCGGCATCATATTCATTGCCTactcagaaagcaaaactgtcaTTGTCTGTCTCATCACAATGTTCTTTACCATGCTCTTTCTCATGGCCTCCCTTTATGTTCACATGTTCTTGTTTGCACGCCTGCATGTTAAGCGGATCGCTGCCCTCCCTGTGGACGGGGTGCCCTACCAGCGTACTTGCATGAAAGGAGCTGTCACCATCACTATATTACTAGGTGTCTTCATTGTTTGCTGGGCACCTTTCTTCCTTCACCTCATTCTCATTATTTCTTGCCCAATGAATCCATACTGTGTCTGCTACACTTCACATTTCAATACCTATCTGGTCTTGATAATGTGCAACTCAGTAATTGATCCGCTTATTTATGCCTTCCGGAGCCTGGAGATGAGAAAGACTTTCAAAGAAATAGTGTGTTGCTGTTACGGCATGAGTGTGGGACAGTGCATGCTGTGA